A segment of the Bordetella flabilis genome:
GTCGAGCTGCGCAGCCTGCGCGGGCGTCGCGAAGCCGCATTGCGCGACTTCATCCAGGGACCGCTCACCACCGCCATCGAGATCGATGAGCTGCTGACCGCCGTCACGCTGGATGCGGACAACGCAGGCTTGACCGCCTGGGGCCGCGCCAAGCTGATGCATCGGGCCGGCGAGTACGCCACCACATCGGCGGTGGCGCTGCGGCGCGCGTCGGGACGATGGTCCTGCTGGATCATGGCGCCCTCCACCGGCCCACGCGCGCTGCAAGGATGCGCCGCCCTGCTCGATGCCGGCCACCCCGACGCCGCGCAGCTGATGCGGCAAGCCATGGACGAGGTGGTCCAGCTGCTGCCCGGCGAACCGGCCGCCGCCCATCATCGCCATGCCGCCAACCTGTTACGCGCCATCGAACAGGCGCGGGAGCATCACCATGACTGAAACCCGCCTGAGCGTCGACCTGGTCGTCAACCGCAAGACGGCGACGATGGAAGTGGAGCCCCATGCCAGCCTGGCGGACGCACTGCGCGAACTGGCCGGCACCACGTCGGTACATCTGGGTTGCGAACACGGCGTGTGCGGCGCTTGCAACGTCATCGTCGACGGCGAAGTGGTACGCGCCTGCCTGACCCTGGCCGCCGCTTGCGGCGGCTGCGCCGTTACCACGGCCGAAGGCCTCGACGAC
Coding sequences within it:
- a CDS encoding FAD binding domain-containing protein; translation: MKLPDFEYRAPASLDDALDTLAALGSDAKVLAGGQSLLPTMRYGLARPAVLLDLKRVPMLRGAGSRDGTLSLGAMTTHADLARGARTTPLASLLAAHAEQIAFPAVRTQGTVGGSLVHADPAGDWPLLFSALDATVELRSLRGRREAALRDFIQGPLTTAIEIDELLTAVTLDADNAGLTAWGRAKLMHRAGEYATTSAVALRRASGRWSCWIMAPSTGPRALQGCAALLDAGHPDAAQLMRQAMDEVVQLLPGEPAAAHHRHAANLLRAIEQAREHHHD
- a CDS encoding (2Fe-2S)-binding protein, translated to MTETRLSVDLVVNRKTATMEVEPHASLADALRELAGTTSVHLGCEHGVCGACNVIVDGEVVRACLTLAAACGGCAVTTAEGLDDALADRLRDALHRHHGLQCGFCTPGMLITAHDMVSRGQSPCPASIREHLCGNICRCTGYQGIVAAIQTTIEEST